A single Anopheles arabiensis isolate DONGOLA chromosome 2, AaraD3, whole genome shotgun sequence DNA region contains:
- the LOC120900749 gene encoding 46 kDa FK506-binding nuclear protein: MFWGLILKPGKKYSKVVEQDFHLTHAALDMSDSSGDVQVMLTSENITYLLCTLNKAIPQVQLNQEFATGDEISFATKGTGVVHLTGNVLPDEMDMEDMGDEEEDDEELEDEEEEEVPAANGNSKARTAKEVAKAKVAKKFAAGEVSEGSDEDDTTFSESMHDDSAIVNGAEDDDDDDDDEEDDDDSDDDEDVEDEEEDDDEEDDDEDDDEEDEEDEDVKQPKAKQAKLANDGKAAVNGNAKAAKEAPKKQEQQQQKGGMRTLQDGLMVEDLKVGNGPEAKPGKKIAVYYEGRLKSNNKVFDSTNKGPGLKFALGRGEVIKGWDLGVAGMKVGGKRRLVIPHKLAYGTKGSPPVIPPCSTLVFEVELKKVF; this comes from the exons ATGTTCTGGG GACTGATCTTGAAGCCGGGCAAGAAGTACTCGAAGGTGGTGGAGCAGGACTTCCATCTGACCCATGCCGCGCTGGACATGTCGGACAGTAGCGGGGACGTGCAGGTGATGCTCACCTCCGAGAACATCACCTACCTGCTGTGCACGCTGAACAAAGCGATCCCACAGGTTCAGCTGAACCAGGAGTTTGCCACCGGCGACGAGATCAGCTTTGCCACGAAGGGCACGGGAGTGGTGCACCTGACCGGCAACGTGCTGCCCGACGAGATGGACATGGAAGACATGggcgatgaggaggaggacgacgaggagctggaagacgaggaggaggaggaagtcCCGGCTGCAAACGGCAACAGCAAGGCCCGCACTGCCAAGGAGGTGGCCAAGGCCAAGGTGGCGAAGAAGTTTGCTGCCGGAGAGGTGTCGGAGGGTAGCGATGAGGATGACACTACCTTCTCCGAATCCATGCACGACGATAGCGCCATCGTCAATGGTGCGgaggatgacgatgacgacgacgacgacgaggaggatgatgatgacagcgacgacgacgaagacgtcgaggatgaggaggaagatgatgatgaggaggatgacgatgaggacgacgatgaggaggacgaggaagaCGAAGATGTGAAGCAGCCGAAAGCCAAGCAGGCCAAGCTGGCCAATGACGGCAAGGCCGCCGTGAACGGCAACGCCAAGGCCGCGAAGGAAGCGCCCAAAAagcaggaacagcagcagcagaagggtGGCATGCGTACCCTCCAGGACGGGCTAATGGTGGAGGACCTGAAGGTTGGCAATGGGCCGGAGGCGAAGCCGGGCAAGAAGATTGCCGTGTACTACGAGGGTCGCCTGAAGTCCAACAacaaggtgttcgacagcacCAACAAGGGCCCGGGCCTGAAGTTCGCACTCGGTCGCGGCGAAGTGATCAAGGGCTGGGATTTGGGCGTCGCCGGCATGAAGGTGGGCGGCAAGCGGCGACTGGTCATCCCGCACAAGCTGGCGTACGGTACGAAGGGCAGCCCGCCGGTCATCCCGCCCTGCAGTACGCTCGTGTTTGAGGTCGAGCTGAAGAAGGTGTTCTAA